In Caldisericum sp., the genomic stretch GATTTGGGAAAGAACTCAAGATGTTATAAAAGGAGCGTTGGAGAAAGGTGGAATTTCGCCAGAGGAAATTGCAGCAATTGGAGTTACAAACCAGAGAGAAACAACTATTGTCTGGAACAAGCGTACAGGTAAGCCTTACTACAACGCAATAGTTTGGCAGGATACAAGAACAAAGGAG encodes the following:
- a CDS encoding glycerol kinase, translated to MATKKYVAAVDQGTTSTRFMIFNHSGDVVSVHQLEHQQIYPKPGWVEHDPMEIWERTQDVIKGALEKGGISPEEIAAIGVTNQRETTIVWNKRTGKPYYNAIVWQDTRTKE